The following are encoded together in the Adhaeribacter arboris genome:
- a CDS encoding SPW repeat protein, whose product MRIIPTRIHGILDYLVGIILIASPWVFDFNNGGAETWVPVIVGIMVLLQTIMTDFEVGIIRKIPMASHLRMDLFIGLFLAASPWIFNFDEVVWEPHVIFGVFSILASLMTRTVPSTVVSTSRNSVMNDMNQNRM is encoded by the coding sequence AGATTATTTAGTGGGAATTATTTTAATAGCTTCTCCTTGGGTGTTTGACTTTAATAACGGAGGCGCTGAAACCTGGGTACCCGTAATTGTAGGTATTATGGTGTTGCTGCAAACCATCATGACGGATTTTGAAGTAGGTATTATCCGGAAAATACCCATGGCTAGCCACCTGCGCATGGACTTATTTATTGGTCTGTTTTTAGCTGCTTCGCCCTGGATATTTAATTTCGACGAAGTTGTTTGGGAACCACACGTAATTTTCGGGGTATTCTCGATTTTAGCTTCTTTAATGACGCGCACCGTTCCTTCTACGGTAGTTAGTACTTCCAGAAATTCCGTAATGAACGACATGAACCAGAATCGGATGTAA